A portion of the Melanotaenia boesemani isolate fMelBoe1 chromosome 2, fMelBoe1.pri, whole genome shotgun sequence genome contains these proteins:
- the qtrt1 gene encoding queuine tRNA-ribosyltransferase catalytic subunit 1 has protein sequence MAAALEREADEYTSKNSMSSMKVLSAASPLTLRIIAECPVTKARACDLMLPHSKVSTPVFMPVGTQGTLKGITMDQLESLGCQICLGNTYHLGMRPGPDLIEKANGLHTFMNWKRNLLTDSGGFQMVSLVELSEVTEEGVKFKSPYDDKEILLSPEKSISIQNSLGSDIMMQLDDVVSSTVKGPRVEEAMHRSIRWLDRCIAANKNPDKQNLFAIIQGGLNADLRKACLDEMTQRDVPGFAIGGLSGGEEKDDFWRMVTLSTDHLPREKPRYLMGVGYAVDLVVCVALGCDMFDCVFPTRTARFGSALVPWGSLQVKQKQYSKDFQPIDPDCQCPTCKRHSRAYLHALFKSDTAAMHHITIHNIAYQLTLMRSLRQSIIEGRFPEFIRTFMKQMFPSSDQYPSWAVEALSSVNVTLD, from the exons ATGGCTGCCGCCTTAGAACGGGAGGCAGATGAATATACTTCAAAAAACAGCATGTCTTCAATGAAAGTTTTGTCTGCAGCTTCCCCTCTCACTCTGAGAATAATTGCTGAATGTCCAGTGACAAAAGCAAGAGCGTGTGATCTCATGCTGCCACACTCTAAAGTCAGCACTCCGGTTTTTATGCCTGTCGGCACACAGGGGACCCTGAAGGGGATCACTATGGATCAACTGGAGAGTCTTGGATGTCAGATTTGCCTCGGAAACACATACCATCTTGGCATGAGGCCG GGCCCTGATTTGATCGAGAAAGCAAATGGTTTACATACGTTCATGAACTGGAAGAGAAATCTTTTAACT GATAGTGGGGGATTTCAGATGGTGTCTCTTGTTGAACTCTCAGAGGTTACTGAAGAAGGAGTCAAGTTCAAGTCTCCCTATGATGACAAAGAGATCTTGCTAAGTCCAGAGAAGTCCATCAGTATACAGAACAGTCTGG GGTCAGACATCATGATGCAGTTGGATGATGTGGTCAGCAGTACTGTGAAGGGACCACGGGTAGAGGAAGCCATGCACAGGTCCATTCGTTGGCTTGATCGCTGCATAGCGGCAAATAAAAATCCAGACAAACAAAATCTTTTTGCTATAATCCAAGGAGGACTTAATGCGGACCTGCGCAAGGCCTGTCTAGATG AAATGACTCAACGAGATGTCCCTGGTTTCGCTATTGGAGGTTTAAGTGGAGGGGAGGAGAAGGATGATTTCTGGCGAATGGTTACTCTCAGCACTGACCACTTGCCACGAGAGAAGCCTCGCTACCTAATGGGTGTTGG GTATGCTGTGGATTTGGTGGTTTGTGTCGCTTTGGGGTGTGATATGTTTGACTGTGTCTTCCCAACGCGTACTGCA AGGTTTGGTTCTGCTTTGGTACCTTGGGGATCTCTCCAGGTGAAACAGAAGCAGTATTCCAAGGACTTCCAGCCAATAGACCCAGACTGCCAGTGTCCCACATGCAAGAG ACATAGCCGGGCCTACCTACACGCTCTGTTTAAGAGTGACACTGCAGCCATGCATCATATTACCATCCACAACATTGCCTACCAG CTCACCCTGATGCGATCTTTGAGACAGAGCATCATTGAAGGACGTTTTCCTGAGTTTATACGGACATTCATGAAGCAAATGTTTCCATCTTCTGATCAGTACCCCAGCTGGGCGGTGGAAGCTTTATCTTCTGTCAACGTGACTTTGGACTAA